From a single Planctellipticum variicoloris genomic region:
- a CDS encoding GNAT family N-acetyltransferase, producing MSAEPVPAFLVRPAAPGDVEDLGRFIEPFVARERLLPRTRDELEDLTDNGFVAIADGRIVGFAALEIYSTKLGEIRSLAVADDFQGRGIGKALVKACIDRARERRVFELMAVTSSDEFFQRCGFDFTLPGEKKALFLQTRESY from the coding sequence ATGTCAGCCGAGCCCGTTCCCGCTTTTCTGGTCCGTCCGGCCGCGCCGGGGGATGTCGAGGATCTGGGGCGGTTCATCGAGCCGTTCGTCGCCCGCGAACGTCTGCTGCCGCGGACCCGCGACGAGCTGGAAGATTTGACCGACAACGGATTTGTGGCCATCGCCGACGGCCGTATCGTCGGCTTTGCGGCCCTGGAAATCTATTCGACCAAGCTGGGCGAGATTCGCAGTCTGGCCGTCGCCGACGACTTCCAAGGCCGAGGGATCGGCAAGGCCCTCGTCAAAGCCTGTATCGATCGCGCCCGTGAACGTCGCGTCTTCGAGCTGATGGCCGTCACCTCGTCCGACGAGTTTTTCCAGCGCTGCGGCTTCGATTTTACGCTTCCCGGCGAGAAGAAGGCTCTCTTTCTGCAGACCCGCGAGAGCTATTGA
- a CDS encoding aspartate aminotransferase family protein, with the protein MPKAIQFAGEDRSNAARRIIAEHEPLGLRTFTPTQAVFAKSAGPYHWTPEGRKLFDFSSGVLVANLGHNPKRWMQQFAGYMGWQPEYFGGAPARAGEYVEALTMTAYNGVTELETESVERLLANLKRSPGSDRLQTIMWAASGSEAIQKALWVALARDRTRDMIIATRYGFHGKKGLANAVTGSEKDAERDPRVRFISFPMEEIADWNGDHDSISLDSYRQELEALWHQYGSRLTVLITEPYLGGGGSFHPPLSYHRLLQDFCRKHDILLIFDEVQANFGRTGKMYAFEKYGVEPDMVVLGKGLGNGVPVAAVALRSDLAATLKYGEASDTWSANPLSCAAVLATLDEFEQTDVLAHTEELTPVFLQGLERLKETGLVTKIRGEGLVFGMECAPVGDLSAAEVAAKIVETCYLGEHNVGIHLLGALAGKVLRVSPPLTITHEEAKESLELLNRLLARLGKQLGARSLAGAAV; encoded by the coding sequence ATGCCCAAAGCCATTCAATTTGCTGGTGAAGATCGTTCGAATGCCGCCCGTCGGATTATCGCCGAGCACGAGCCGCTCGGCCTGCGGACCTTTACCCCCACGCAAGCGGTCTTCGCCAAATCCGCCGGTCCTTATCACTGGACGCCGGAGGGGCGGAAGCTGTTCGATTTCTCCTCCGGCGTGCTGGTTGCGAACTTGGGTCATAACCCCAAGCGCTGGATGCAGCAGTTCGCGGGCTACATGGGCTGGCAGCCGGAGTACTTCGGCGGAGCTCCGGCTCGCGCGGGGGAATATGTTGAAGCCTTGACGATGACCGCCTACAACGGCGTCACCGAACTGGAGACGGAATCGGTCGAGCGGCTGCTGGCCAATCTGAAGCGTTCGCCCGGCAGCGACCGACTGCAGACGATCATGTGGGCGGCTTCAGGGTCCGAGGCCATCCAGAAGGCGCTCTGGGTGGCGCTGGCCCGCGATCGGACGCGGGACATGATCATCGCCACCCGTTACGGCTTTCACGGCAAAAAGGGACTGGCCAACGCCGTCACCGGCAGCGAAAAAGACGCCGAGCGCGATCCGCGAGTCCGTTTTATCAGTTTCCCGATGGAAGAGATCGCCGACTGGAACGGCGACCACGACAGCATCAGCCTCGATTCCTATCGGCAGGAACTGGAAGCCCTGTGGCACCAGTATGGCAGCCGGCTGACGGTGCTGATTACCGAGCCCTATCTGGGCGGCGGCGGCAGTTTCCATCCGCCGCTGAGCTATCACCGGCTGCTGCAGGACTTCTGCCGGAAGCACGACATCCTGCTGATCTTCGACGAGGTGCAGGCCAACTTCGGCCGGACCGGCAAGATGTATGCGTTCGAGAAGTACGGCGTCGAGCCCGACATGGTGGTCCTCGGCAAGGGGCTCGGAAACGGGGTGCCGGTGGCGGCGGTGGCGCTGCGAAGCGACTTGGCGGCGACCCTCAAGTATGGCGAAGCTTCGGACACCTGGAGCGCGAATCCACTTTCGTGCGCGGCGGTGCTGGCGACGTTGGACGAGTTCGAACAGACCGACGTCCTGGCTCACACGGAAGAGCTGACTCCCGTCTTCCTGCAGGGACTGGAACGGCTGAAGGAAACCGGGCTCGTCACGAAAATCCGCGGCGAAGGTCTGGTTTTTGGCATGGAATGCGCTCCCGTCGGTGATCTTTCGGCGGCCGAGGTGGCGGCGAAAATTGTCGAAACCTGCTACTTGGGTGAGCACAACGTCGGGATCCATCTGCTGGGCGCCCTGGCTGGTAAGGTGCTGCGAGTCAGCCCGCCGCTGACGATCACGCACGAGGAGGCGAAGGAGTCGCTGGAACTGCTCAATCGGCTGCTGGCCCGCCTGGGCAAGCAGCTCGGCGCCCGCTCGCTGGCGGGCGCTGCCGTTTGA
- a CDS encoding Gfo/Idh/MocA family protein, with product MKLGVIGLGRMGRFRLEQLRLFDEAEAVIGCDPDAAARERSRELVGRTTSVIDDVWSAPGLDAVLIASSPDSQISLIRAATERGLRVAVEMPLAISADLQELSTAEHVLVLHDPESDTDWALAQHLVDSMSLGDVRNVRYVSRELRLPESHGVSLNRSVRMEHGILERFAPSLFARLFRLIATPESAFGRVFRDASGIETGFAAFFADRAGRTASLEFRIDSLIGERSGWVIDGTLTTLSRKRLYSRLPDGEILDQPAGLDSDHDAHSADLWWRRLNDRESCRRSMMSAIWAATAVAAVRESDRTGTAVTIAGRAD from the coding sequence ATGAAGCTGGGCGTGATTGGTCTCGGTCGGATGGGCCGGTTCCGTCTGGAGCAGTTGCGACTCTTTGACGAAGCGGAAGCCGTCATCGGCTGCGACCCGGATGCTGCGGCTCGCGAGCGGTCGCGAGAACTGGTTGGTCGTACGACGTCTGTGATTGATGACGTCTGGTCCGCTCCCGGTCTCGACGCCGTCCTGATTGCGTCCTCGCCCGACAGCCAGATTTCGCTGATCCGCGCGGCGACTGAACGCGGATTGCGAGTGGCCGTCGAAATGCCCCTGGCAATCTCAGCGGACTTGCAGGAACTCTCCACTGCCGAACATGTGCTGGTGCTGCACGACCCCGAGAGTGACACGGATTGGGCTCTCGCCCAGCATCTCGTTGATTCCATGTCTCTCGGAGACGTGCGAAATGTCCGTTATGTCTCCCGGGAACTTCGGCTGCCGGAGTCACACGGAGTCTCGCTGAACAGGTCCGTCCGAATGGAACACGGAATCCTGGAGCGCTTCGCTCCGTCGCTTTTTGCGCGACTGTTTCGGCTGATCGCCACGCCTGAGAGCGCATTCGGCCGAGTCTTCCGGGACGCCTCCGGGATCGAGACAGGTTTTGCCGCCTTCTTCGCGGACCGGGCGGGGCGAACGGCAAGTCTCGAGTTTCGGATCGATTCACTGATCGGCGAACGATCCGGCTGGGTGATCGATGGAACTCTCACAACTCTTTCCCGCAAAAGACTTTACTCCCGACTGCCCGACGGGGAAATTCTGGACCAGCCTGCCGGTCTGGATTCCGACCATGACGCCCATTCCGCCGACCTCTGGTGGAGACGGCTGAATGACAGGGAGTCGTGCCGACGTTCGATGATGTCGGCGATCTGGGCGGCGACCGCGGTGGCCGCTGTCCGGGAATCGGACCGAACTGGCACTGCGGTGACGATCGCCGGACGTGCGGATTGA